The following are encoded in a window of Streptomyces sp. Go-475 genomic DNA:
- the eccD gene encoding type VII secretion integral membrane protein EccD, with translation MSMTASAAATGGGPGTGTPAGAGTGLGFCRVTIVAPDSRIDVALPDDIPVADIYPEILRLSQQRPAEGAPVGYHLVRRDGTVLDSARSFAAQRVLDGELLALRPFSESLPPAVFDDVSEAVASAVTSERTLWNGDLTRAAGLVGGGVLPALLAFVAWTGDPLHDMNSLPGILAGVAGVLLVVLACVRARVYDDRASAIALGLGALPNVGVAGSGLLPLADGQGIGKLQFLLACAAVLLASVVLTLCSPSGDGPFVSFVVASAIGLLAVFAAILADWTPSETAALCAPIAVGGLAFLPGLSMRFARLPIGFDIPNTAPRSAYDTDPTPHEPVDAERVTAQARRGHELLVGLVGGCALIAVNSSAVLGFSSNVWAQLLALTTGLALLMRAHLFRYTAQVAPVLAAGLASLVLLGLGLALNPPHSMVREALTGDRTDLDIRTIWLVAAIAATAALVTAIGLIVSRGGLTPFWGRFLEIAEGFVLLTLVPLTLAVFDVYATVRSMTG, from the coding sequence GTGAGCATGACGGCCTCCGCGGCAGCAACCGGAGGGGGACCCGGTACGGGAACTCCCGCTGGGGCGGGCACGGGTCTCGGTTTCTGCCGCGTCACCATCGTCGCGCCCGACAGCCGGATCGACGTGGCGCTGCCCGACGACATCCCGGTCGCCGACATCTATCCGGAGATCCTCAGGCTCTCCCAGCAGCGTCCTGCCGAGGGCGCACCCGTCGGCTACCACCTGGTCCGCCGGGACGGCACCGTCCTCGACAGCGCCCGCTCCTTCGCCGCCCAGCGCGTCCTCGACGGCGAACTCCTCGCGCTGCGCCCGTTCTCCGAGTCGCTGCCACCCGCCGTCTTCGACGACGTCTCCGAAGCGGTCGCCTCCGCCGTGACCAGCGAACGCACCTTGTGGAACGGTGACTTGACGCGTGCGGCGGGCCTCGTCGGGGGAGGTGTACTGCCGGCTCTGCTCGCCTTCGTCGCTTGGACGGGCGACCCGCTCCACGACATGAACAGCCTGCCCGGCATCCTCGCCGGCGTCGCCGGTGTCCTCCTGGTCGTCCTCGCCTGCGTGCGCGCCCGGGTCTACGACGACCGGGCCTCGGCCATCGCCTTGGGTCTCGGCGCCCTCCCCAACGTCGGCGTGGCCGGCTCGGGTCTTCTGCCGCTCGCCGACGGGCAGGGGATCGGCAAGCTCCAGTTCCTTCTCGCCTGCGCGGCGGTGCTGCTGGCCTCGGTCGTGCTCACCCTGTGCTCGCCGAGTGGGGACGGCCCGTTCGTCAGCTTCGTCGTGGCCTCCGCCATCGGCCTGCTAGCCGTGTTCGCGGCGATCCTCGCCGACTGGACGCCTTCCGAGACCGCCGCGCTGTGCGCCCCGATCGCCGTCGGAGGCCTGGCCTTCCTGCCGGGGCTGTCGATGCGCTTCGCCCGGCTCCCGATCGGCTTCGACATCCCGAACACGGCCCCGCGCAGCGCGTACGACACCGACCCCACCCCCCACGAGCCGGTCGACGCCGAGCGGGTCACCGCCCAGGCGCGGCGCGGACACGAACTCCTGGTCGGCCTGGTGGGCGGCTGCGCGCTGATCGCCGTGAACTCATCGGCGGTCCTCGGGTTCTCCTCGAACGTCTGGGCCCAGCTCCTCGCCCTCACGACCGGCCTGGCCCTGCTGATGCGCGCCCACCTCTTCCGGTACACCGCCCAGGTGGCCCCCGTCCTGGCCGCCGGTCTCGCCTCTCTCGTACTGCTCGGCCTCGGGCTGGCGCTCAATCCGCCGCACTCGATGGTCCGCGAGGCCCTCACGGGCGACCGCACCGACCTCGACATCCGGACCATCTGGCTCGTCGCGGCGATCGCCGCGACGGCCGCGCTCGTCACGGCGATCGGCCTGATCGTCTCGCGCGGCGGCCTCACCCCGTTCTGGGGACGCTTCCTCGAGATCGCCGAGGGCTTCGTGCTGCTGACCCTGGTGCCGCT